One segment of Paenibacillus sp. FSL R7-0337 DNA contains the following:
- a CDS encoding transcriptional regulator, translating to MNDLEGLLPEQIEKISKARERVIDSIGKNMDLYGITLSIGHLYGYMYFNEGPVTLDELSRTMGMSKTSMSTGVRTLLDLKMIDKVWGKGTRKDLFEVVPDWHQNFSDYFSIKWRKAVEGNMTALNKSLAEIRQMQTDYADEPDLSRLLHTDEIKIEEAIKYYRWLLKLIESLETGKIFELIPKE from the coding sequence ATGAACGATTTAGAGGGGCTTCTGCCCGAGCAAATAGAGAAAATCAGCAAGGCCCGTGAACGGGTAATCGATTCTATCGGTAAAAATATGGATTTATACGGCATCACCTTGTCCATCGGGCATTTATACGGTTATATGTACTTTAATGAGGGCCCGGTTACACTGGATGAGCTAAGCCGCACCATGGGCATGAGCAAGACCTCCATGAGTACTGGAGTCCGTACACTGCTTGATTTGAAGATGATCGATAAAGTCTGGGGCAAAGGTACCCGCAAGGATCTGTTCGAGGTGGTTCCCGACTGGCATCAGAACTTCAGCGATTACTTCTCTATTAAATGGAGAAAAGCAGTGGAAGGGAATATGACCGCCCTGAACAAATCGCTCGCCGAAATCCGGCAGATGCAAACCGATTATGCGGACGAGCCGGACCTCTCTCGCCTGCTCCACACCGACGAGATCAAGATTGAGGAAGCCATTAAATATTACCGCTGGCTGCTGAAGCTGATCGAGTCGCTTGAGACCGGCAAGATCTTTGAATTAATCCCTAAAGAATAA
- a CDS encoding glycine betaine/L-proline ABC transporter ATP-binding protein, producing MAIIEVKQLTKVFGHDAARALPLLEQGWSKERIAKEAKLTVGVNKAEFSIEEGEIFVIMGLSGSGKSTLVRLLNRLIEPTGGQVLFKGKDVVKMNPEQLREFRRKNIGMVFQKFALFPHRSVLANAEYGLEVQGVEKSKRTRLAMEALELVGLKGWENHRPDQLSGGMQQRVGLARGLANDPDILLMDEAFSALDPLIRKDMQQELLELQSRVKKTIVFITHDLDEALRIGDRIALMKDGVIVQIGSPEEILIQPANKYVERFVEDVDLSKVLTASHVMRQPEMIRPERGPRVALQLMRDSGVSSLYVADNEMRLQGLLTADNASQALKENRSILDVMLRDIPRVQPDTLLNDLFELMSETHLPVAVVGEGEKLKGIVIKGAVLSALAGNAVPEGGLV from the coding sequence ATGGCAATTATAGAGGTGAAACAGTTAACCAAAGTATTCGGTCATGATGCAGCACGGGCGCTTCCATTATTAGAACAAGGCTGGTCCAAAGAAAGAATCGCCAAGGAAGCCAAGCTGACAGTCGGTGTGAATAAAGCCGAATTCAGCATTGAAGAGGGAGAAATATTCGTCATTATGGGATTGTCGGGCAGTGGGAAGTCCACGCTCGTCCGTCTATTGAACCGGCTGATTGAGCCGACCGGAGGACAGGTGCTGTTCAAGGGTAAGGATGTTGTCAAGATGAATCCGGAGCAGCTTCGGGAATTCCGGCGGAAGAATATCGGCATGGTCTTTCAAAAGTTCGCGCTGTTCCCGCACCGCAGTGTGCTGGCTAACGCAGAATACGGACTGGAAGTCCAGGGTGTGGAGAAAAGCAAACGAACACGGCTGGCCATGGAGGCTCTTGAGCTTGTAGGGCTGAAGGGCTGGGAGAATCACCGTCCGGATCAGCTCAGCGGAGGCATGCAGCAGCGTGTCGGCCTGGCGCGCGGTCTGGCCAATGATCCTGACATTCTGCTGATGGATGAAGCCTTCAGTGCGCTTGATCCGCTGATCCGCAAGGATATGCAGCAGGAACTACTGGAGCTGCAATCCAGAGTGAAGAAGACGATTGTCTTCATCACGCATGATCTGGATGAAGCGCTGCGGATCGGGGACCGTATTGCCCTGATGAAGGACGGGGTCATTGTCCAGATCGGATCGCCGGAAGAAATTCTGATTCAGCCTGCGAACAAATATGTGGAGCGCTTCGTCGAGGATGTGGATCTGTCCAAGGTGCTGACAGCTTCCCACGTGATGCGTCAGCCGGAGATGATCCGCCCGGAACGCGGACCCCGGGTCGCTCTGCAGCTCATGCGGGACAGCGGCGTATCAAGCCTCTATGTGGCGGATAACGAGATGCGGCTGCAAGGTCTGCTGACTGCAGATAATGCCTCACAGGCCTTGAAAGAGAACCGTAGCATACTCGATGTGATGCTGCGTGATATTCCCCGTGTTCAGCCAGATACCCTGCTGAATGATCTGTTCGAGCTGATGTCGGAGACGCATCTGCCCGTTGCTGTAGTAGGGGAAGGCGAGAAGCTGAAGGGCATTGTGATCAAAGGGGCTGTGTTGTCTGCCCTGGCCGGTAACGCGGTTCCGGAAGGAGGATTAGTCTGA
- a CDS encoding proline/glycine betaine ABC transporter permease yields MNLPKIPLGKGVEWIEDWLTTYFGPIFDFIHAVIGGMVSGIDAALNFLPAIVLTLLIAALAYWIGKWRMALFAVVGLLLIDNLGLWGPSMQSLALVLTASILAVVIGVPLGVFCAQSKTFQNIATPILDFMQTMPAFVYLLPAVSFFSLGVVPGVIASIIFAIPPTIRLTNLGIRQVSPELVEAADAFGSTAGQKLFKLQLPIAMPTIMAGINQTIMLSLSMVVISSMIGAQGVGAYVYRAVSQAKTGAGFEAGIAIVIIAILLDRLTQKLFKPKQQG; encoded by the coding sequence ATGAATTTACCCAAAATACCGCTCGGAAAGGGCGTAGAATGGATCGAAGATTGGCTCACCACCTACTTCGGACCGATATTTGACTTCATTCATGCTGTGATCGGCGGAATGGTGAGCGGGATTGATGCGGCGCTGAATTTCCTGCCCGCAATCGTACTGACCCTTCTGATCGCCGCTCTGGCCTACTGGATCGGCAAATGGCGGATGGCGCTGTTCGCAGTGGTCGGACTCCTGCTGATCGATAATCTTGGATTATGGGGTCCCTCGATGCAGTCGCTGGCCCTTGTGCTGACCGCTTCCATCTTGGCTGTAGTTATCGGGGTTCCACTGGGGGTATTCTGTGCGCAGAGCAAGACCTTCCAGAACATTGCTACTCCTATTCTCGACTTCATGCAGACGATGCCGGCGTTCGTGTACTTGCTTCCGGCCGTGTCATTCTTCTCGCTGGGGGTCGTTCCCGGTGTCATTGCTTCTATTATATTCGCGATTCCGCCAACCATCCGGCTCACTAACCTGGGTATCCGTCAGGTCTCGCCCGAGCTAGTGGAGGCGGCGGATGCCTTCGGTTCTACGGCAGGGCAGAAGCTGTTCAAGCTTCAGCTGCCGATCGCCATGCCGACCATTATGGCCGGTATTAACCAGACGATTATGCTGTCGCTGTCCATGGTGGTCATCTCGTCCATGATCGGCGCCCAGGGGGTCGGGGCTTATGTATACCGTGCGGTATCACAGGCCAAGACTGGTGCGGGCTTCGAGGCGGGGATTGCCATTGTCATTATCGCGATACTGCTGGATCGTCTGACCCAGAAGCTGTTCAAACCCAAACAACAAGGATAG
- a CDS encoding carbohydrate binding domain-containing protein yields the protein MKKNIPSLLAAAVIITGLLSPLGSGGAMAKSAQSRLTAPAETTAALQNGSLVVNDLKAFTDVGEGNWAAHAVMRWSRSGVISGYGDGSFRPEQQVTRAEFSAIVNRIFGYKDLAAVLPADVPAAAWYKDDIAKAVAAGYLIADADQSIGPAAPLKRGEAVLALQRILRLETERQAKGMYSDLAGADSAVSAAADAFTAAGYMQGYPGGFFKPDGRITRAELAKLADTLVAELRSAAGEVKLGKVKGNVVLSHEDITMKDSIIEGNLYLTEGIGEGDLRLEGVQVKGTTYIRGGGEHSVSLVNSTLGPVQVAKPKGSVRIVASGTTTVGKVHLDSGAILEEAALTGEGFASVVLPPGKQTVTLIGNYGVVSTADAAGGNLTLSLSGKLSKLIWSTPGKLVLMNQAQVAELLLTAGARGTTIMGSGSFGIVLNQAEAVTAGGIALKPGSRSNLNLASPQASPPPVAAGGGEIATATPEPTATPTPVVTPEPTATPTPVVTPEPTATPTPVVTPEPTATPTPVVTPESTATPTPVVTPEPTATPTPVVTPEPTPTPAPTSDPWSLVWNDEFDDNVIDPAKWTYDLGDGTVVGNPGWGNNELEYYTNDPRNVKEQDGKLIITARKEAMGGKPYTSSRIKTNGLYSKMYGKFEIRAKAPAGKGLWPAIWMLPENYVYGNWAASGELDIMEGWGSRPNVVAGTIHYGSQWPDNVYSGKEYVLPGDSTIEEFHTYSIEWEPGEIRWYVDGVLYSTKNDWYSKSSGQPAMNAYPAPFNQRFHLLMNLAVGGNFDGNPTEETVFPSSMEVDYVRIYELTGREYRQPVPVELVKEPYLEGAKPPLADGNFIYNSGFTQQVEGDPGMGIPNTAHWVLYKDEGADAALSLEQTGGVNLLKVNILKPGSNAYSIQPQAIVSLAKGRYYKLSFDARTDTAREFTARLTGGAPLGFPSYSPAFKAVLTPQLQHYETMFQMKESSDNAARIEFNLGTNASPVWLGNARLEEIDSIPFDHDSAKAPLGSGNHLYNGSFDLGEPDRMSYWHIDASVGAEVTPRVEADGRLKLDITGADTEGSEVTLQQKGIFLVQGQDYKLTFEADSSSARTAVVELRGLDGVVYASQPVQLSAGHQQVEAVFKNFPGSSDRLGQFVLSLSGGTGTVLLDQFVLVRTSSYYDPDLTYYPLMNGDFSFGLTSWERLLTEDGGQSTAAAVDGAAKFSITNTGNQAYSVMLFQNNLKATAGLDYVVEFDASASVARQINVKAENASYSPSIDKPVELTPEMKHYRFEFRQGTNDTLSLKFLLGKVGGVSVPQSHDIVIDNVKFEIKDAPAKPQELLADSTANRVSQPIELTFIQKAEWSGSIKSVKVNGVTIPAELYHVQPGAIIIQSAAFPAEGSYIITVEAEGYVNASVVQTILANDNNLVVNGSFTSGSSGWSTWSGEGGASSFQVADGIAEVQITAAGSQAWHTQLYQEKILLEAGKTYELSFKAKSTVPRQIVVEYSGTSAQAAQAKFDITATWATYSTQFSVTNDNPLKLNYLIGATQGEDKTANHTAHTISFDDIVLRKVTGGPDTEPASGTLDNGTFDAQPALKGWTQYFEGAGNTAVQNGELEVSLAFTGSANYAAQVDYRDLKLTQGKSYTLNFSARSDINRQIEVAVEHFGGDYTKYLQTTAAALTGEIQRFSYTFTMNGGTDAGVHLVFLLGLNPGNSAETNAAIEAGNHIYIDDVSLVENR from the coding sequence ATGAAAAAGAATATACCTTCGTTGTTAGCAGCCGCTGTAATCATTACCGGACTTCTATCGCCGCTGGGCAGCGGCGGGGCTATGGCGAAGTCTGCTCAGAGCAGGCTGACAGCGCCTGCGGAGACAACGGCCGCCTTGCAGAATGGAAGCTTGGTTGTTAATGATTTGAAAGCGTTTACCGATGTGGGAGAGGGCAATTGGGCGGCTCATGCTGTGATGCGCTGGAGCCGCAGCGGGGTGATCTCCGGCTACGGGGACGGCAGCTTCCGGCCGGAGCAGCAGGTGACCCGGGCAGAATTCTCGGCAATCGTCAACCGTATTTTCGGCTATAAGGACTTGGCGGCTGTGCTTCCGGCAGATGTCCCGGCGGCGGCCTGGTATAAGGATGATATCGCCAAAGCTGTAGCAGCTGGGTATCTGATTGCAGACGCAGATCAGAGTATCGGACCTGCGGCTCCGCTGAAGCGCGGGGAGGCGGTCCTTGCGCTTCAGCGGATACTGAGGCTGGAGACAGAGCGTCAAGCGAAGGGCATGTATAGCGACCTGGCGGGAGCCGACAGTGCAGTAAGCGCTGCGGCAGATGCTTTTACGGCAGCCGGTTATATGCAGGGTTATCCCGGAGGCTTCTTCAAGCCGGACGGGAGGATCACCCGTGCCGAGCTGGCAAAGCTGGCGGATACACTGGTGGCGGAGCTGCGCTCCGCAGCCGGGGAAGTGAAGCTGGGCAAGGTGAAGGGCAATGTGGTGCTGAGCCATGAGGATATCACAATGAAGGACAGTATCATTGAAGGAAATCTCTATCTTACTGAGGGAATCGGGGAAGGAGATCTCCGGCTGGAGGGAGTGCAGGTGAAGGGCACCACCTATATCCGCGGCGGCGGTGAGCATAGCGTGAGCCTGGTGAACAGTACTCTTGGGCCTGTTCAGGTGGCGAAGCCGAAGGGCAGCGTCCGCATCGTTGCCAGCGGGACGACAACCGTTGGAAAAGTACACCTTGATTCCGGTGCTATCCTTGAAGAAGCTGCGCTTACGGGCGAGGGGTTCGCTAGTGTTGTACTCCCGCCAGGGAAGCAGACGGTCACTCTTATTGGCAATTATGGGGTGGTATCCACCGCTGATGCGGCCGGAGGCAACCTCACGCTGAGCTTGTCAGGCAAGCTATCCAAGCTAATCTGGAGCACTCCCGGCAAGCTGGTGCTGATGAATCAAGCGCAGGTGGCTGAGCTGCTACTTACAGCCGGTGCCCGGGGCACTACGATTATGGGCAGCGGGAGCTTCGGCATCGTGCTGAATCAGGCCGAGGCTGTGACGGCCGGGGGCATCGCTCTCAAGCCGGGTAGCCGCAGCAATCTGAATCTGGCCTCGCCGCAGGCCAGCCCGCCGCCTGTTGCTGCGGGGGGCGGAGAGATTGCGACGGCTACACCGGAGCCGACGGCAACGCCAACACCAGTGGTTACGCCGGAGCCGACAGCGACGCCAACACCAGTGGTTACACCGGAGCCGACGGCAACGCCAACACCAGTAGTTACGCCGGAGCCGACAGCGACGCCAACACCAGTGGTTACACCGGAGTCAACGGCAACGCCAACACCAGTAGTTACGCCGGAGCCGACAGCAACGCCAACACCAGTGGTTACGCCGGAGCCAACGCCGACCCCAGCGCCGACCAGTGATCCGTGGAGTCTGGTGTGGAATGATGAATTCGATGACAATGTCATTGATCCTGCGAAGTGGACCTATGATCTCGGCGATGGCACCGTTGTCGGGAATCCGGGCTGGGGCAATAATGAGCTGGAGTATTACACCAATGATCCGAGGAATGTGAAGGAACAGGACGGCAAGCTCATCATTACCGCTCGCAAGGAGGCAATGGGCGGCAAGCCGTACACTTCCAGCAGAATTAAGACCAATGGCTTGTACAGCAAAATGTACGGCAAATTCGAGATCCGGGCGAAAGCACCGGCAGGTAAGGGGCTGTGGCCGGCGATCTGGATGCTGCCGGAGAATTATGTGTACGGCAATTGGGCGGCCTCCGGGGAGCTGGATATTATGGAAGGCTGGGGCAGCCGCCCGAATGTGGTCGCCGGAACCATCCACTATGGTTCCCAGTGGCCGGATAATGTCTATTCTGGCAAGGAATATGTGCTGCCGGGCGATTCCACCATTGAAGAGTTCCATACCTACTCCATAGAATGGGAGCCGGGAGAGATCCGCTGGTATGTGGACGGGGTGCTGTACTCCACCAAAAATGACTGGTACAGCAAGAGCAGCGGACAGCCCGCGATGAATGCTTATCCGGCACCTTTCAACCAGAGGTTCCACCTGCTGATGAATCTGGCGGTCGGCGGCAACTTCGACGGCAACCCTACAGAGGAGACCGTATTCCCGAGTTCCATGGAGGTTGACTATGTCAGAATCTATGAGCTGACCGGACGTGAATACCGGCAGCCGGTACCGGTGGAGCTGGTGAAGGAGCCTTATCTGGAAGGAGCGAAGCCACCCCTGGCAGATGGGAACTTCATTTATAACAGCGGATTCACGCAGCAGGTGGAGGGAGATCCCGGGATGGGCATCCCGAACACAGCCCACTGGGTACTCTACAAAGATGAAGGCGCGGATGCAGCGCTGTCCCTGGAGCAGACAGGCGGCGTGAATCTGCTCAAGGTAAACATCTTGAAGCCAGGCAGCAACGCCTATTCGATTCAGCCGCAAGCCATTGTCTCGCTGGCAAAGGGCAGATATTACAAGCTGAGCTTCGACGCCAGAACGGATACGGCGAGGGAGTTCACAGCCCGGCTGACCGGTGGCGCACCGCTGGGCTTTCCGTCCTATTCCCCGGCATTCAAGGCGGTGCTGACCCCGCAGCTTCAGCATTACGAGACGATGTTCCAGATGAAGGAGAGCTCGGACAATGCCGCGCGGATTGAGTTCAATCTGGGGACCAATGCTTCCCCGGTCTGGCTTGGCAATGCACGGCTTGAAGAAATCGATAGCATTCCCTTTGATCATGACAGCGCCAAGGCGCCGCTCGGCAGCGGCAACCACCTCTACAACGGCAGCTTCGATCTGGGCGAACCGGACCGGATGAGCTATTGGCATATCGATGCTTCAGTAGGTGCGGAGGTTACTCCGCGGGTTGAGGCTGACGGCCGCCTGAAGCTGGACATTACAGGCGCGGACACTGAAGGCAGCGAGGTTACGCTGCAACAGAAGGGGATCTTCCTGGTGCAGGGCCAGGATTACAAGCTGACATTCGAGGCGGATAGCTCCTCTGCACGGACAGCAGTAGTTGAACTGCGCGGCCTTGACGGCGTTGTCTATGCTTCCCAGCCGGTTCAGTTGAGTGCGGGACATCAGCAAGTTGAAGCGGTGTTCAAGAACTTCCCGGGATCCAGCGACCGCCTTGGACAATTCGTCCTGAGCCTTAGCGGGGGCACCGGAACGGTGCTGCTGGATCAATTCGTACTGGTACGCACCAGCTCCTATTATGACCCTGATCTGACCTATTACCCGCTCATGAATGGGGATTTCAGCTTCGGGCTTACGAGCTGGGAGCGGCTGCTGACAGAAGACGGCGGCCAGAGCACTGCGGCAGCAGTGGACGGGGCAGCGAAATTCAGCATTACGAACACCGGCAACCAGGCGTATTCGGTGATGCTTTTCCAGAATAACCTCAAGGCTACGGCGGGCTTGGATTATGTGGTTGAATTCGATGCCAGCGCCAGCGTGGCCCGGCAGATTAATGTGAAGGCAGAGAATGCGAGTTATTCCCCTTCCATTGATAAGCCGGTGGAGCTGACACCAGAGATGAAGCATTACCGGTTCGAATTCCGGCAGGGTACAAATGACACGCTGTCATTGAAATTCCTGCTTGGCAAGGTAGGCGGTGTGAGCGTTCCACAGAGTCATGATATTGTGATCGATAATGTGAAATTTGAGATCAAGGACGCCCCGGCGAAGCCGCAGGAGCTGCTCGCAGATTCCACGGCCAACCGGGTATCACAGCCGATTGAGTTGACCTTCATCCAGAAAGCAGAGTGGTCCGGCAGCATTAAGTCCGTTAAAGTGAACGGCGTCACGATTCCAGCAGAGCTGTATCATGTACAACCGGGAGCAATCATAATTCAGTCTGCTGCTTTCCCGGCAGAGGGAAGCTATATCATTACCGTGGAAGCCGAAGGGTATGTCAACGCTAGTGTGGTTCAGACGATACTGGCGAATGATAACAATCTGGTTGTCAACGGATCATTCACCAGCGGCAGCTCAGGCTGGTCCACGTGGTCCGGTGAGGGCGGAGCTTCGTCCTTTCAGGTGGCAGACGGGATAGCCGAGGTGCAGATTACAGCGGCCGGGTCACAAGCCTGGCATACCCAGCTCTATCAGGAGAAGATTCTGCTTGAGGCAGGCAAGACTTATGAGCTGAGCTTCAAGGCGAAATCTACGGTTCCGCGGCAGATTGTCGTAGAGTACAGCGGAACCTCTGCCCAGGCGGCTCAGGCGAAGTTCGACATTACAGCCACATGGGCGACTTACAGCACACAGTTCAGTGTGACGAACGACAATCCGCTGAAGCTGAATTATCTGATCGGCGCGACGCAGGGTGAGGATAAGACGGCGAACCATACGGCGCATACGATTTCTTTTGATGATATCGTGCTTAGGAAGGTAACGGGCGGACCGGACACAGAGCCTGCCAGCGGCACACTGGATAACGGCACATTCGATGCGCAGCCGGCTCTTAAGGGCTGGACCCAGTACTTCGAAGGTGCCGGAAATACCGCAGTCCAGAATGGGGAGCTTGAGGTGTCACTGGCCTTCACTGGATCTGCTAACTACGCCGCCCAGGTAGACTACAGGGATCTGAAGCTTACTCAGGGTAAAAGTTATACCTTGAACTTCAGCGCACGTTCGGATATCAACCGGCAGATTGAAGTAGCAGTCGAGCATTTCGGAGGGGATTACACGAAATATTTGCAGACAACCGCTGCCGCCTTGACTGGCGAAATACAGCGCTTCAGCTACACCTTTACCATGAACGGCGGAACGGATGCAGGTGTTCATCTGGTCTTTTTGCTGGGGCTGAATCCCGGCAACAGTGCAGAGACGAATGCCGCTATCGAGGCAGGCAATCATATCTATATTGATGATGTGAGTCTGGTGGAGAACCGGTAA